In Sporosarcina sp. PTS2304, a genomic segment contains:
- a CDS encoding methionine/alanine import family NSS transporter small subunit has protein sequence MDTGMSGSAILMMIVGIIIIWGGLFLSIFYATILTKFRKKFKV, from the coding sequence ATGGATACAGGAATGAGCGGTTCTGCGATACTCATGATGATCGTTGGTATAATCATTATCTGGGGCGGTCTATTTTTGAGTATCTTCTATGCCACGATATTGACGAAGTTCAGAAAGAAATTTAAAGTATAA